A region of the Pseudomonas sp. A34-9 genome:
TTTGATAGCTGACCGTACGTTGATCATTGAGGGTGAGTTGGCGTTTTTCCGGGTCGATTGCGCTGACTGCCGCTTGCAGCCAATTCGCTTGCTTGGGCATGACCTTGTTCATGGGTCTTGCCGTAGCTTTCACGTCATAAGCGCCACCGCCGACCAGCGTCCACGCCGGTTGGTAATAGTGTTGGGCGCTGGGTTCGATCACGGTGATTTTCAGCGCAGGATCACGCTTGAGCAGACTGGCGACAAAACCGATACCGGCCGTACCGCCGCCGATGACCACGATGTCTGCACTGATGGATGTGCCCCAGTGTTGATCGTTCATTGCTTGTTCCTTTTGCTGCACGCAAGGATTGTTCGGGCCAAACCACAAATCCCAATGTGGGAGCGAGCCTGCTCGCGAAGGCGGCGTATCAGTCGATGCAAGTATTGCCTGACCTAGCGCTTTCGCGAGCAGGCTCGCTCCCACATTGAACCAGTGTCATGGCTGGCATTTATTGATGGCCCAGACTTTTCAGCACGGCTCCGCAATACAATCCGGAGAGGGTTTTCATCACCTGAATGACTTCCGGACTGGCGAGCCCATAAAAAATGTACTTGCCCTCACGACGGGTCGCGACCAGGCCTTCATCACGCAGGATGCCCAGTTGCTGGGACAGCGTCGGCTGGCGCACACCGGTCATTTTTTCCAGTTCGCCGACATTGCGTTCGCCCTGGGTCAGTTGACACAGGATCAGCAGGCGATCCTCATTGGCCAGAGCCTTGAGCAAGGCGCAGGCCTTGGAGGCCGAAGCGCGCAGTTGGGCGACTTCACATTCGGTCAGACTGGATTGCATTTGCACGATGCCTTCAAGGTCACTTAAGCTGCGAACATTATGTTTTTAGATAAAGTGTTGCAACTGCCTTTTCCACTTTGCACAGGTTCCTGTCCATGCCCGCGCTGATTGAAGCTTTCCTCGACCCCGCCTCCTCGACCTACAGCTATGTGGTCTATGAAGCCGACGGCGGGCAATGCGCGATCGTCGACCCAGTACTCGATTACGACGGCGCGGCCGGGCGCACCTGCACCGCACAAGCCGACAAAATCATCGCCTTCGTTCGCGCACACAGCCTGCAGGTACAGTGGCTGCTGGAAACCCACGCCCACGCCGATCACCTGTCCGCCGCGCCGTATCTGCGCCGGGAGCTGGGCGGCAAAATCGCCATTGGCCAATCGATCAGCAAAGTGCAGAACGTGTTCAAGGCACTGTTCAATCTGGAGCCGGAGTTCTGCGTTGATGGCTCGCAGTTCGATCACCTGTTTGCGCCGAACGAGTCCTTCAGGATCGGCAATCTCAAAGCCACTGCCCTGCATGTGCCCGGGCATACACCGGCTGACATGGCTTACCTGATCGACGGCGAACAGATACTGGTAGGCGACACGCTGTTCATGCCCGATGTCGGAACCGCGCGTTGCGACTTCCCCGGCGGCAACGCCCATCAGTTGTTCAACTCGATTCACAAGCTACTGGCCTTCCCCGCCAGCGTGAAACTCTACGTTTGCCACGATTACCCGCCCGAGGGCCGCGAGTCGCAGTGCCAGACCACGGTCGGCGAACAGCGCAAAGGCAATATTCATGTGCATGACGGGATTGATGAGGCGGCGTTCGTCGAGATGCGCACCCAGCGTGATGCCGGGCTGGGCATGCCGACGCTGTTGCTGCCGGCGATTCAGGTCAATGTGAGAGCGGGGAATTTGCCGGCAGCCGAGGATAACGGCGTGGTTTACCTGAAGATCCCGATCAACAAGCTTTAACGTCAAAAGATCGCAGCCTGCGGCAGCTCCTACGTTGATCGTTCCCCACGCTCTGCGTGGGAATGCTGCCGGGGACGCTCCGCGTTCCGTTTCGATCAGCGGGTCAGGTACCTAGCGTCAAGCCATTCGCCGGCAGCGGCAATGCAGTTTTGTATCTCACCTGCTTGAGCGCAAAACTCGACCGGATATTCGCCACCCCCGGCACTTTGGTCAGAAAGTCCATCATGAAGCGCTCCAGCGACTGAATCGTCGGCACCAGCACCCGGATCAGATAATCCGGGTCACCGGCCATCAAATAGCATTCCATCACCTCCGGGCGATCGGAAATCGCCTCCTCGAAATGCTGCAGCGCTTCCTCGACCTGCTTCTCCAGGCTGACATGGATGAACACGTTCACGTGCAGCCCCAGCAGGTCGGCATCCAGCAGCGTCACCTGCTCGCGAATAAGGCCTAATTCTTCCATCGCCTTGACCCGGTTGAAGCACGGCGTTGGCGACAGGTTCACCGAGCGTGCGAGGTCGGCGTTGGTGATGCGCGCGTTCTCTTGAAGGCTGTTGAGAATGCCAATGTCGGTACGGTCCAGTTTGCGCATGAGACAAAACCACCTGTTTTTTATGTTTATGCAGAATTTCTATCTGCAAATGGTCTCCAGCGCAACGAAACAGAGATAAATATTCTTCTTGCCCGGGCCTATGATTGTTGTAGGACAAGATTTCTTCTACCGAAGAATGACTGCCAGCTCACTACAAGAAATTCACAAGATCGAGCGTAGAAGCCATGACCCAAGCGTATGAACCGCTGCGTCTGCACGTCCCTGAACCCTCGGGCCGTCCAGGCTGCAAAACCGATTTTTCCTACCTGCATCTGACCGATGCCGGTACGGTGCGCAAACCTTCCATCGACGTTGAACCTGCCGACACCGCCGACCTGGCGCGTGGGCTGATTCGCGTACTCGACGATCAGGGCAATGCCCTTGGCCCATGGGCCGAGAACGTGCCGGTCGAGATCCTCCGCAAGGGCATGCGCGCCATGCTCAAGACGCGCATCTACGACAACCGCATGGTGGTCGCCCAGCGTCAGAAAAAAATGTCGTTTTACATGCAAAGCCTTGGCGAAGAAGCCATCGGCAGCGCCCAGGCTCTGGCCTTGAACATCGACGACATGTGCTTTCCGACCTACCGCCAGCAAAGCATCCTGATGGCCCGCGAAGTGCCGCTGGTCGACCTGATCTGCCAACTGTTGTCCAACGAGCGCGATCCGCTCAAGGGCCGGCAGTTGCCGATCATGTACTCGGTCAAGGACGCGGGTTTCTTCACCATCTCCGGCAACCTCGCGACCCAGTTCATTCAGGCGGTCGGCTGGGGCATGGCTTCAGCGATCAAAGGCGACACCAAAATCGCCTCGGCGTGGATCGGTGACGGCGCTACCGCCGAATCGGACTTCCACACCGCCCTCACCTTCGCCCACGTTTATCGTGCGCCGGTGATCCTCAACGTCGTGAATAACCAATGGGCGATTTCGACCTTCCAGGCCATCGCCGGTGGTGAAGCCACCACCTTCGCCGGACGCGGCGTCGGTTGCGGCATCGCCTCGCTGCGCGTTGACGGCAACGACTTCTACGCGGTTTATGCCGCTTCTGCCTGGGCCGCTGAACGCGCCCGGCGCAACCTCGGCCCGACCATGATCGAGTGGGTCACCTACCGCGCCGGTCCGCACTCGACCTCGGACGATCCGTCGAAATATCGCCCCGCCGATGACTGGAGCCACTTCCCGCTGGGCGACCCGATCGCACGCCTGAAGCAGCACCTGATCAAGGTCGGCCACTGGTCGGAAGAAGAGCACGCCGCCGTCAGCGCCGAACTTGAAGCCGAAGTGATTGCTGCGCAGAAACAGGCCGAACAGTACGGCACCCTCGCTGGCGGGCAGATTCCAAGCGCCGCGACCATGTTCGAAGACGTCTACAAAGAGATGCCGGAGCACTTGAAGCGCCAGCGTCAGCAGTTGGGGATCTGACATGAACGACCACAACAACAATATTCAGTTGGAAACCGCCATGACCACGACCACCATGACCATGATCCAGGCCCTGCGCTCGGCCATGGATGTGATGCTTGAGCGTGATGACAATGTCGTGGTGTTCGGTCAGGACGTCGGCTACTTCGGCGGCGTGTTCCGTTGCACCGAAGGCCTGCAGACCAAGTACGGCACCTCGCGGGTATTCGACGCACCGATCTCGGAAAGCGGCATTGTCGGCGTTGCCGTGGGTATGGGCGCTTACGGCCTGCGTCCGGTCGCTGAAATTCAGTTTGCCGACTACGTCTACCCGGCCTCTGACCAGATCATTTCCGAAGCGGCGCGCCTGCGTTATCGCTCGACCGGCGAGTTCACCGCGCCGATGACCCTGCGCATGCCTTGCGGCGGCGGCATCTACGGCGGCCAGACCCATAGCCAGAGCATCGAGGCGATGTTCACTCAGGTTTGCGGACTGCGCACGGTCATGCCGTCCAACCCGTATGACGCCAAAGGCTTACTGATCGCCTCCATCGAAAACGATGACCCGGTGATCTTCCTTGAGCCGAAACGCCTGTACAACGGCCCGTTCGACGGCCACCACGACCGTCCGGTAACACCGTGGTCGAAACACCCGCAAGCCCAGGTTCCGGACGGTTACTACACCGTGCCGCTGGACGTTGCCGCGATCACCCGTCCGGGCAAGGACGTGACGGTGCTGACCTACGGCACCACGGTTTACGTGTCGCAAGTCGCAGCCGAAGAATCCGGCGTCGATGCCGAAGTCATCGACCTGCGCAGCCTGTGGCCGCTGGACCTGGAAACCATCGTCAAATCGGTGAAGAAAACCGGTCGTTGCGTGGTGGTTCACGAAGCCACCCGTACCTGCGGTTTCGGCGCCGAACTGGTGTCGCTGGTGCAAGAGCATTGCTTCCATCACCTGGAAGCGCCGATCGAACGCGTCACCGGTTGGGACACCCCCTACCCGCACGCGCAAGAGTGGGCGTATTTCCCTGGGCCGTCCCGAGTGGGCGCGGCGTTGAAACGGGTCATGGAGGTCTGAATGGGCACGCACGTTATCAAGATGCCGGACATCGGCGAAGGCATCGCAGAAGTAGAACTGTCGCAATGGCACGTCAAGGTTGGCGATCTGGTCGTTGAAGATCAGGTGCTGGCGGATGTGATGACCGACAAGGCGATGGTCGATATTCCATCGCCGGTCCACGGCAAAGTGATTGCGCTCGGTGGTCAGCCGGGGGAAGTGATGGCGGTTGGCAGTGTGCTGATCAGCATTGAAGTCGAGGGGGCTGGCAACCTCAAGGAATCGGCTGCTCCCGCTCCTGTAAAAGCAGCACCGGCGGCGCCGAAAGTTGAAACCGTGGTGGAAAGCAAACCTGCTGCGGCCCCGCGTCCGGCTGCGGTTTGTCAGGGCCCGATGGTTGCCCGTGAAGCAGACGAGCGCCCTCTCGCCTCTCCGGCCGTGCGCAAACATGCGCTGGATCTGGGCATAGCGTTGCGTCTGGTACGCGGTTCCGGCCCGGCCGGTCGTGTATTGCACGAAGACCTCGAAGCGTATCTGGCGCAAGGTCAGTCGAACGCCTCGGCGCCGGGTGCCGCTGCTTACGCCCAGCGTAACGACGAAGAACAGATTCAAGTGATCGGCATGCGCCGCAAGATTGCCCAGCGTATGCAGGACGCCACTCAGCGTGCCGCTCACTTCAGCTACGTCGAAGAAATCGACGTCACCGCGATTGAAGAACTGCGCGCCCATCTCAATGAAAAACACGGCGCCAGCCGTGGCAAGTTGACCTTGCTGCCGTTCCTCGTTCGCGCATTGGTTGTCGCCCTGCGCGACTTCCCGCAGATGAACGCCCGTTACGATGACGAAGCCCAGGTCATCACCCGTCTCGGCGCGGTGCATGTCGGCGTCGCCACGCAAAGCGATGTCGGCCTGATGGTGCCGGTGGTGCGTCACGCCGAGGCGCGCAGCCTGTGGGACAGCGCCTCGGAAATCTCGCGTCTGGCCAACGCCGCACGCAATGGCAAGGCCAGCCGCGATGAGCTGTCCGGCTCGACCATCACCCTGACCAGCCTTGGTGCGCTGGGCGGCATCGTCAGCACGCCAGTGTTGAACCTGCCGGAAGTGGCGATCGTCGGCGTCAACAAAATCGTCGAACGGCCGATGGTCGTCAAAGGCCAGGTGGTGATCCGCAAGATGATGAACCTCTCCAGTTCCTTCGATCACCGCGTGGTCGACGGCATGGACGCGGCGCTCTTCATCCAGGCCATTCGCGGCTTGATCGAACAACCTGCCACTTTGTTTGTGGAGTAAGGCTCGCATGCAATCTTTGAACACTACGCTGCTGATCATCGGCGGCGGCCCCGGCGGTTATGTCACGGCGATCCGCGCCGGGCAATTGGGCATCCCGACGATTCTGGTCGAAGGCCAATCGCTGGGCGGCACCTGCCTGAACATCGGCTGCATCCCGTCGAAAGCGCTGATTCACGTGGCCGAGCAGTTTCACCAGACCCAGCATCACAACCAGCATTCGGCGCTGGGCATCAGCGTTGCGGCGCCGACCCTCGACATCAGCAAAAGCGTCGAGTGGAAGGACGGCATCGTCGATCGCCTGACCACCGGCGTGGCTGCGCTGCTGAAGAAGAACAAGGTTCAAGTCATCAACGGCTGGGCCAAAGTCATCGACGGCAAGACTGTTGACGTCGGCGACACGCGCATCCAGTGCGAACACTTGGTGCTCGCTACCGGCTCGACCAGCGTTAACTTGCCGATCTTGCCGATTGGCGGGCCGATCATCTCCTCCACCGAAGCACTGGCACCGACATCCGTGCCGAAACGTCTGGTGGTGGTGGGCGGTGGTTACATCGGTCTGGAGCTGGGCATCGCTTATCGCAAGCTCGGCGCCGACGTCAGTGTCGTCGAGGCGCAGGATCGCATCCTGCCCGCCTACGATGCGGAACTGACGCAACCGGTGCATGACGCGCTGAAGCAACTGGGCGTGAAGCTGTATCTGAAGCACAGCGTGCTGGGTTTCGAT
Encoded here:
- a CDS encoding metalloregulator ArsR/SmtB family transcription factor, which codes for MQSSLTECEVAQLRASASKACALLKALANEDRLLILCQLTQGERNVGELEKMTGVRQPTLSQQLGILRDEGLVATRREGKYIFYGLASPEVIQVMKTLSGLYCGAVLKSLGHQ
- a CDS encoding MBL fold metallo-hydrolase, which translates into the protein MPALIEAFLDPASSTYSYVVYEADGGQCAIVDPVLDYDGAAGRTCTAQADKIIAFVRAHSLQVQWLLETHAHADHLSAAPYLRRELGGKIAIGQSISKVQNVFKALFNLEPEFCVDGSQFDHLFAPNESFRIGNLKATALHVPGHTPADMAYLIDGEQILVGDTLFMPDVGTARCDFPGGNAHQLFNSIHKLLAFPASVKLYVCHDYPPEGRESQCQTTVGEQRKGNIHVHDGIDEAAFVEMRTQRDAGLGMPTLLLPAIQVNVRAGNLPAAEDNGVVYLKIPINKL
- the bkdR gene encoding Bkd operon transcriptional regulator BkdR, which gives rise to MRKLDRTDIGILNSLQENARITNADLARSVNLSPTPCFNRVKAMEELGLIREQVTLLDADLLGLHVNVFIHVSLEKQVEEALQHFEEAISDRPEVMECYLMAGDPDYLIRVLVPTIQSLERFMMDFLTKVPGVANIRSSFALKQVRYKTALPLPANGLTLGT
- a CDS encoding 3-methyl-2-oxobutanoate dehydrogenase (2-methylpropanoyl-transferring) subunit alpha, which gives rise to MTQAYEPLRLHVPEPSGRPGCKTDFSYLHLTDAGTVRKPSIDVEPADTADLARGLIRVLDDQGNALGPWAENVPVEILRKGMRAMLKTRIYDNRMVVAQRQKKMSFYMQSLGEEAIGSAQALALNIDDMCFPTYRQQSILMAREVPLVDLICQLLSNERDPLKGRQLPIMYSVKDAGFFTISGNLATQFIQAVGWGMASAIKGDTKIASAWIGDGATAESDFHTALTFAHVYRAPVILNVVNNQWAISTFQAIAGGEATTFAGRGVGCGIASLRVDGNDFYAVYAASAWAAERARRNLGPTMIEWVTYRAGPHSTSDDPSKYRPADDWSHFPLGDPIARLKQHLIKVGHWSEEEHAAVSAELEAEVIAAQKQAEQYGTLAGGQIPSAATMFEDVYKEMPEHLKRQRQQLGI
- a CDS encoding alpha-ketoacid dehydrogenase subunit beta, yielding MNDHNNNIQLETAMTTTTMTMIQALRSAMDVMLERDDNVVVFGQDVGYFGGVFRCTEGLQTKYGTSRVFDAPISESGIVGVAVGMGAYGLRPVAEIQFADYVYPASDQIISEAARLRYRSTGEFTAPMTLRMPCGGGIYGGQTHSQSIEAMFTQVCGLRTVMPSNPYDAKGLLIASIENDDPVIFLEPKRLYNGPFDGHHDRPVTPWSKHPQAQVPDGYYTVPLDVAAITRPGKDVTVLTYGTTVYVSQVAAEESGVDAEVIDLRSLWPLDLETIVKSVKKTGRCVVVHEATRTCGFGAELVSLVQEHCFHHLEAPIERVTGWDTPYPHAQEWAYFPGPSRVGAALKRVMEV
- a CDS encoding dihydrolipoamide acetyltransferase family protein, with amino-acid sequence MGTHVIKMPDIGEGIAEVELSQWHVKVGDLVVEDQVLADVMTDKAMVDIPSPVHGKVIALGGQPGEVMAVGSVLISIEVEGAGNLKESAAPAPVKAAPAAPKVETVVESKPAAAPRPAAVCQGPMVAREADERPLASPAVRKHALDLGIALRLVRGSGPAGRVLHEDLEAYLAQGQSNASAPGAAAYAQRNDEEQIQVIGMRRKIAQRMQDATQRAAHFSYVEEIDVTAIEELRAHLNEKHGASRGKLTLLPFLVRALVVALRDFPQMNARYDDEAQVITRLGAVHVGVATQSDVGLMVPVVRHAEARSLWDSASEISRLANAARNGKASRDELSGSTITLTSLGALGGIVSTPVLNLPEVAIVGVNKIVERPMVVKGQVVIRKMMNLSSSFDHRVVDGMDAALFIQAIRGLIEQPATLFVE
- the lpdA gene encoding dihydrolipoyl dehydrogenase; translation: MQSLNTTLLIIGGGPGGYVTAIRAGQLGIPTILVEGQSLGGTCLNIGCIPSKALIHVAEQFHQTQHHNQHSALGISVAAPTLDISKSVEWKDGIVDRLTTGVAALLKKNKVQVINGWAKVIDGKTVDVGDTRIQCEHLVLATGSTSVNLPILPIGGPIISSTEALAPTSVPKRLVVVGGGYIGLELGIAYRKLGADVSVVEAQDRILPAYDAELTQPVHDALKQLGVKLYLKHSVLGFDGTLQVRDPEGETLNLETDQVLVAVGRKPNTQGWNLEALNLDMNGSAIKIDSRCQTSMRNVYAIGDLSGEPMLAHRAMAQGEMVAELISGKTREFNPTAIAAVCFTDPELVVVGKTPDEAKAAGLDCIVASFPFAANGRAMTLESKSGFVRVVARRDNHVIVGWQAVGVGVSELSTAFAQSLEMGARLEDIGGTIHAHPTLGEAVQEAALRALGHALHL